In the Oncorhynchus keta strain PuntledgeMale-10-30-2019 chromosome 32, Oket_V2, whole genome shotgun sequence genome, TTTGAGCCTGTTCTCTTTAAAACACAGAATAACTTTGGCTCCTCTTTCAAACCAGTCCTGTATTAACTTGCTTCCTCTGTACCAGGCATCACAGTATTGGTGAAGGATTATGACACGGGACAAGAAGAGGGGCGGCCGGTGTCCCCGTTCTCCGAGGAGTGCTGTGAGGAGCTGTGGGACCGGGTGGAGGGGGTGAGGCACAAGCTGACCCGCATCCTGAACCCAGCCAAGCTCACCCCCTACCTGAGGCAGTGCAAGGTCATCGACGAGCAGGATGAGGATGAGGTCCTCAACTCCACCCAGTACCCACTACGTATCAGCAAGgctggtgagagagggggaggtagagggaatTGGTGGGAGCGAaaaagagggggagaatgagagagaaatgaTGGAAGGGAATGAGAAGAGTGTAAAAGGTAagtgagaggaggcagggagagagggggtaggtcGGCCAGAATGAGGTAAGTAGGGGTTTGTGCCGTGTGAGAAAAAGGTGTTTTTATAAGGATAGCaagaggggagtgagagacaggggaggggagacggGTATGAGTAACGAGGCAGGAGATCAAGATGAAAGGAATGAAGGGGTGGCCACTAGCTAGGTAAAGGAGCGggggagataaaggaggaggtaGACAGATGGGGAGTGAAAAAGACGGGAAGAGatgaagaaacagagagatgaggtTAGAGAGGTGACAAAAAAGACAAAGGGATTACCTGGAACGTGAGTAGCTTTCACACTTGTGTCAGTACAGTACTTACAGTGTCTCCATCTTCAGGATGTATTGTCGTCTTCATCTTATAAACTTTAATGATGTCATCTCTGTTAATCAGGACGTTTGATTGACATCCTGCATGGGCGGGGCCAGCGTGGCCTCCAGGCCTTCATGGAGTCTTTGGAGTTCTACCACCCCGAGCAATACACTCAGCTCACTGGACAACAGCCCACCCAGCGCTGCTCCATCATCTTGGGTGAGGATTTGTCCCCAAATATCCCCCTTCCACTCCTGTATGACCTGTGTTCCCCCATTTACATCCACTGCTGTTTCCCCACCAGATGAGGAGGGTCCAGAGGGCCTGACTCAGTTCCTGCTGCTTGAGGTGCGTAAGCTGAGGGAGCAGCTGCGGGGGAGCCAAGTGTGTGAGCGCCGCCTGTCCCAGCGTTGCCGTGTGGCCGAGGAGGAGCGCAGCCGGGCTGAACGCAAGACACTGGACCTACGACATGACCGGCTGCAGATGGAGAGGTACACCACACGGAACCACATATACAGGGCTTAAAGCACTGTGAGACAAATGACAGTATGAGAAGCATTAAAGTTTGATTCATTGAACTTCACAGGTAAAACCACACAAACATCTGGTTGTTATCCACAGGGCCCAACAATGTGCACTACACCCAAGGTGAATGACAGTATTTAGACTGGAATTTGAAACATCGAGAATGATATACATAAACTACATTCATGATGAGCCATGGTCCATGGCTGTCATACATTTCTTTAATAGGGATGTACAGTTTCTATGTCCAGTGTACTGAGAGCTGGCTGAATGTGTCTCCCACAGGCTGCGTCAGgactgggaggcaggcagcaGGGAGTTGGGCCGGCTGAAGGACAGGCACCTGGAACAGGCTGTGAAATACTCTCGTGCCCTGGAGGATCAGGCCAAGGCCTCCGCACGTGAGAGAGAGCTACTGGaacaggtatagagaggagagggggacaaggGGTCTGATGGGTTGttgaaggagagggagggtgactgggACAGAAGAAAGCAGCTGGTGAAAGAtaaaaggatggatggagggtatACATTTTTTTGAAAGAGCTGTTGGGACATGCCTTTATAGGAAGCCTTTCCCTGGTAGGATTCCCTTGTAATACTCTTACTCAACCTTTTCTACAGATGGAGCAGCTGAAGACCAGACTGatggaggcagagaaagagactgaCAGTAGTCCTGTCTCTATTGCTCCAGTCAGAAGGAACAGGAGTGTCGCCCATCGGACGAACGACGCCCCCGCTGTTCCCGAGAAGAGGGAGAAGccactgcagcacattgacatTCAGAAGTCAGGTCACATTGAAACACAGGTAGAGCCACCACTCAGAGTGAATCTGATTCAGGTCACATTGAAACACAGGTAGAGCCACCACTCAGAGTGAATCTGATTCAGGTCACATTGAAACACAGGTAGAGCCACCACTCAGAGTGAATCTGATTCAGGTCACATTGAAACACAGGTAGAGCCACCACTCAGAGTGAATCTGATTCAGGTCACATTGAAACACAGGTAGAGCCACCACTCAGAGTGAATCTGATTCAGGTCACATTGAAACACAGGTAGAGCCACCACTCAGAGTGAATCTGATTCAGGTCACATTGAAACACAGGTAGAGCCACCACTCAGAGTGAATCTGATTCAGGTCACATTGAAACACAGGTAGAGCCACCACTCAGAGTGAATCTGATTCAGGTCACATTGAAACACAGGTAGAGCCACCACTCAGAGTGAATCTGATTCAGGTCACATTGAAACACAGGTAGAGCCACCACTCAGAGTGAATCTGATTCAGGTCACATTGAAACACAGGTAGAGCCACCACTCAGAGTGAATCTGATTCAGGTCACATTTAAACACAGGTAGAGCCACCACTCAGAGTGAATCTGATTCACCCTCTGAGTTTGTGATGTTTTCCCGCTCCGACGGTGCTGCTCTAACTCTTGTATTGTTCCGTTTTGACCTCAGGCTCTGTTGGACATCCTGAAGCAGGACCGCagggaggcagcagagcagagacaCGAGCTGTGTGGCAACATCGCCAGATTACAGGGAGAGCTGGAGAGCTCTGAGGATTTCAGGGACAAGGTGAGAGCAGAGAAAGAGCCTTTTCACACCATTCTGTCCCATTATTCACTCTCAGAAGTCACTGAGCTGGTGACCGTTTTTCAAGTTGTCTTTGTTAAGGTTTCATAAAGTGTTAAAACATGCCTCTTGTATATCAACACAATTGTATTATTCTGTCTTTgatggtatggtgtgttgtgttgtgaagcTGGAGTCTCAGTGTGAGCAGCTGCAGCTGAAGGTGAGGACTCTGCAGCTGGACTGGGAGACGGAACAGAAAAGGAGCATTTCCTACTTCAACCAGATTATGGagctggagaaggagagggaccaGGTCAGTAGGTCTGAGTAGAGATACGGGTTAGAATCAACGAATCAATGTACGGTAAGGTTTTTGTTTCTGTTGGTTTAAATAGTTCATGGCTGTTTGGACACTGAATGCACATGCACAGAGGAATGTTGAGGTCGGAGTGTTTGAGGCCTTTTTGCAGGATAATATAAGGTCTTTCTCTGCATAGTTGCACCATTACTCACTGTAATACATCATTTTTGTCTAGTCGCGCAGGTGTTTCCACTACTCAGTGTCTCCCCCACTCAGTGTCTTGTCTGTCTCCTCATAACTCATCTCTCTGgcaccttctctcctcctccctctgatACTGTAAATCCTTCAGGCTCTGCGCAGTCGAGACAGCCTGCAGTTGGAGTATACTGACTGCCTATTGGACAAGAACCGCCTGCGTAAACGCATCGCAGAGCTGCAGGCCAATCTAGAGCAGCAgcagagagagctggagaaagagaaggacaggAGCAGGGAGCAGAGTTCGCCCTGTATGCACTGTGTGAGTCTCagctactgtatatacacacatactgtGTACACACTTTTGAATATACTTGCACAACACAAGTGTGTTTTCCCTATTCTGTCAGTTTCACACACTCACAAAAATATGATAATCAAATTACAGTGTGGACCTGTTAGCCTTCTCCTGTACTCTTCTAATGTgattgtctctctgtccctctcctagTCTCACCTGTCTCTGTGCAGCGAAGACCAGTGCTTCGGACCCTGCTGCTCCCTAAACCTCAGCCCTCTGCCCAACGGCACTCACCAGCTGCTCTGCAAGGTCAGAGTTCATCGCCATCTTATCATCTTCATTGGCAGCAGCTAGAATATTAGCAACGTTGTAGTGTTACCATCAACAGCAGCCACAACATTTATCTCTTCATAATCATGTGATAGATAGTCCTTGAGGAGTGTGGCAGTGTTGCTGTCCAACCTGTCTTTTCATTTGACTCATTTACAGAGTTAAGTAGGTACCATTGAGCTGATCCCCATAATAATAATGATCATTTTACTTGGCATGGTTATTCATGGTCTACTTACAGAGAATATTATTTTTTAGATCAGGGTGAAGCAAGAGATATTATGtttaatgtattgtttatttcacttttgttttttaCCTACTTCActtctttggcaatgttaacatgtgtttcccatgccaataaagccccttgaactgAATTGATGTTGCCAGAGAGGAATTTGTGTAACTGTCAGCATGTTGGTACCTGTAGGATACCTTTCAGTGAACAGATGTTGATGATGTCTCTGTTTTCATTTCTGTGTCACAGTCTCCCTCTACAGACCAAACCCATGACCACTCCGAAGGTAAGCCTATatttcaattcaaatcaaatgttatttgtcacatacacctaATACAACAGACCTGCAGtaaaattcttacttacaagcccttaactaacaatgccgttttaagaaaaatagcaacaaaaataagaaataaaagtaacaaataataaaagagcagcagtaaaataacaatagcgaggctatatacagggggtagagtTGAGATGaatgcagtggttcccaaccaggggtacttggcctatccaaaGGGgttacttgagaagactcataagaccataggcttactggtaaaTGCACACGAGGGGTACTTTAAGGGTACTCTGGGCAGAGCAAAATATACTTGGTGGTACAGTAACGGAAAAAGGTTGGGAACAACTGGATTAGGGGATTGGGGTTTTGCAAGGATAGCATTGAAGAAAAGAGCATTCCTGAGTTGATCCCTCTTTTTTTCCATGTTTGCTTTATTTATTCTACATTTTTACACCACTGTAGCTGACGAAGGATAACCCGTGTATTTGAACTACTGTTTGAATAAGACATGGTAGAAATATGGCCAAAACAAATGGccaaaacaaatgtttttttttacaactttgaTGAGAGAGGATAGGCTTAGACTTCTAAATACTTTCTTTTGTCTGCAGGTTCCCGCTCAAACTCAGAGGAGAATCTCTTGACACCAGTGAGTTGTTGAATTACTCCACAACACTTTGTGACATGCCAACATATCAAAGCATCATGTCTCATCTAGCATTCATCTGTATTATATTAACAAGTGTATTTTTCTCACTGAACAGTGTAGCTGTGAATACACGCAGTATACGTGGATTGTTGAATAATTAATTCACTTTTTCAAGTTGTCAAGGAGACAATGAATAGGTTTAAATTGTGGGCCTGCATCGATGCTTTAGTCATTCTCTATTTCCCTTCTTGTttgtgtcctgtgtgttacagacagtggaCAGTGAGAGGGATGTTAACAGGCTCTCcatcttccccttccctccctgcATGAACTCCATCAACCGCAGGGTCAACATAGAGTATGTCATACCCATAGAATTAGGAAATAGAAGTATTATTAATTTAATAGGATATCTATGGTCATACCATAGCAGATCAACTTTTACATTGTTCTCTGATGTGGATATATCACTCTCTTAAATCCCATGTTATGCTGTACATGCATTTAAAACCAGATAAATGATGATAAACTCCTCTGTTTTCTTATCCCTTTACAGGTTTGACCTGGACTCCTGGGGCAGTGATGAGAATGAGAACCTCACAGGTTTGGTTCAACTCAGTAcatccctcctgtctgtctaaGTCTGGAGCGACCTGTAATACCTGTAACTCCGGCTAAGTATAGATGTGTGTAGCGATGTCTCATTATATTGTGTTTCAGGAGTCCAGAGTGAGGTCTCCCTGTCGCACTCCTGTAGCTCCCTGCATTCCCACTTCTTCCCCCCTGACCTCATCAACCTGCCCCCTGTCCCACCTCACAAACCCAACTACAGCAGTCTCGGGTAGGTCTCCATCTCTGTGCTGCCTACATCAGGGCAGCTAATCCAACGTAGTGTATGTACACATGCTAACCGTTCATGGTGTGAGATATAATCTTAACTGTATACTGATAAGTGTAATTACAATCTCTCTTTCCAATTTCTCTTTCAGTTTCGTGCCCCTGTCCCCCGTACCTAGTCCCCCCACTATGCCCAAAAGAGGAAGAGGCAGCCTGGCAGATGACATCACCATCATTGGGGGCAACCGCACAGGCATCTTTGTTAGCAGCGTCAGAGCTGGTTCTCCTGCTGAGCAGTGTGGTCTGAAGGAGGGCAGTGAGTTACTGGAGGTGAGAAACAGGCatacagacagatggacaggcaAACAGATAGTAGAAAATCAGCCACACAGGACTGGGTataactgtctctctcctccctgtccagcTGGAGAAGGTTCTGTTTGGTGGGGGCAGTGTGCTGATGGGCCAGTGCACTGGAGAGGTGGCCCACTTCTCTCTGCAGTGGTGGACAGAGCCCTCTTCTCTCAAACACCAGACCAACACAGAGGGTAAAGTTCTCTGAGACTGCTTTTACAGTTGTTTTCCTTGACTGATGTGCTTTTTCAGTACAGTACACCTTTATAGTGTATGGTCTTGGCCTTTATCCAGGCGTCAGACTGTTAATAGAACCAAAAAAGATAAAACAATAGAGTGTGTGTAACTAACTGCCCACCCCTTTTCCTCTTCTCAGCCTACTCCAAGTTATGTGCCCAGCTCCCTTCTCCTACCTTCCACGGTGCTGACTCCTTCTACGTGCGCGTCAACCTGGACCTGGACCCTCATAGCGACCTGCCCTGTCTGGGGGTGCGCTGTGATGACATAATACACGTCACTGACACCCGTTACAATGGGAAGTACCAGTGGCGCTGCACCCTGGTAAACCCCGGCACAGCCAAGCCCTTGCAGGCGGGGGTCATGCCCAATTACAACAGGTAAGGGAGAGGTGCCATGTACTGTAATAATACCTTTGTGACAGAGTTCAAATTAATGGGTTATATAATGTAAGACATTTTAATAAACATGAGAAGAAGATTAAACGTTCCATTAATCTATAACAGACAGTTGTGCAAATCTTTAGCTTTGTTAGACTGCACTCATAGACTGCATGGGACACGTAGTGATAAATGTGTATCCCCTAAATCTTTCTCTATCTCAGAGCCCAGCAGCTGTTATTGGTGAGGTTACGTACCATAGCCCTGGAGCAGAAGGATTTCAAGAAGAGAGTAAGTCTTCTCTTGTCCCTACTGTGTGTGAATCTCTGGTAACCAAGGGTAACCAGACTACTGATTCCTCCATTCCTCACTGTAGGTATCCAAGAAGGGCTCTGAACGTGTGCGATTGGTCAAGGCTGTGTCCCCCAGCTGTCGTGGGATTGGTTCCACCCCACAGGTCCTTTACACACTCAGCAACCGTAAGCTACTCCCATATGACTTTATTGATATTTTTGTTTGTAATTTGAAGACTATGGTAAGATAAAAATGCATGAacttaaatgtgtgtgtgtgtgtctttgctcAGGTCACGAGGAGCACCTGATTCCTTACAGTATGGTCCAGCCAATACAGGTCAAGACCAAACGGCCTGtcatcttctccccctccctactCTCTCGTGGCCTCATAGAGAGACTGCTTCAGCCAGCAAAGTCTGGACTGGACTTCAACACTTgccaaccaggtacacacacacacacacatgcagacacgcACATGGTTATTTACACACTGTCACTACACACTCAAATTTCAGAAGCACTATGCTTGTTGTCCTTCTTGCATGGTCGGCTGTGTTTAAAAGTAATTACTTGTAGATATGTTGTCTCTCTACCACTTCTCATGGAGTGATGTATTTCAGAGCCAATCCAGGCCACAGAGAGAAATGATAAGAGTGTTTTCCTGCTAGATGCTTCCACCCCAGAGCAGGCTCTTGGAATCAGTCTGCAGTCTATTCAGGATGTAATAAGCCAGGTATacactcattcattcattctctcactcactcactcactcactcactcactcactcactcactcactcactcactcactcactcactcacaaacaaacaaacacttcCCATGGGGCAAAAACTGGTTGTGtcaatttgtattttttatttaactaggcaagtcagtcaagaataaattcctatttacaatgacggcctaccccggccaaaccctcctctaacccggacgacgctgggccaattgtggaccaccctatgggactcccgatcacagccggttgttatacagcctgtaaccagggtctgtagtgaagcctctagcactgagatgcagtgccttagtccGCTGTTACACTTGGGAGACCCACAATGTTGCTTCCACGATATTTCAATGAAAAAATGttatcaaatttatttatatagcccttcgtacatcagctgatatctcaaagtgctgtacagaaactccgcctaaaaccccaaacagtaagcaatgcaggtgtagaagcaaggtggctaggaaaaactccctaggaagaaacctagagaggaaccaggctatgaggggtggccagtcctcttctgactgtgccgggtggagattataacagaacatggccaagatgttcaaatgttcataaatgaccagcatggtcaaataataataatcacaggcagaacagttgaaactggagcagcagcatggccaggtggactggggacagcaaggagtcatcatgccaggtagtcctgaggcatggtcctagggctcaggtcctccgagagagagagagaaaaagagaattagagagcatacttaaattcacacaggacaccggataagacaggagaagtactccagatataacaaactgaccctagcccccctacacaaactactgcagcataaatactggaggctgagacaggaggggtcaggagacactgtggccccatccgatgatacccccggacagggccaaacaggaaggatataaccccacccactttgccaaagcacagcccccacaccactaaagggatgtcttcaaccaccaacttaccatcctgagacaaggccgagtctagtccacaaagatctctgccacgtcacaacccaagggggggcgccaacccagacaggaagatcacgtcagtgactcaacccactcaagtgacgcacccctcctagggacggcatgaaagagcaccagtaagccagtgactcagcccctgtaatagggttagaggcagagaatcccagtggaaagaggggaaccggccaggcagagacagcaagggcggttcgttgctccagagccttttcgttcaccttcacactcctgggccagactacactcaatcatatgacccactgaagagatgagttttcagtaaagacttaaaggttgagaccgagtttgcgtctcttttTTGTGTTATGTAATGATGTTTAATTGACGGGGAAAAGATTTTatctaaatccaatgacatggtgacattttttgttgatttcacattgaattcatgtTGACAACTACACctaatgtaaatcaaaactagatgttgaattgatgtctgtgcccagtgggttaccTCTCCCATATCGGTTTCTGTGTCTTGTCTCATAGGACAAGCACTGTCTGTTGGAGCTGGGCCTGAGTAGTGTGGAGGGCCTTCTGAGGCAGGGGATCTACCCTATCGTCATTAATATCCGACCCAAGAACAAAAAACACAAGAAGCTAAAGTAGGTGCCTGACTGACtatctgtatttgt is a window encoding:
- the LOC118365466 gene encoding caspase recruitment domain-containing protein 10-like isoform X2, which translates into the protein MSGITVLVKDYDTGQEEGRPVSPFSEECCEELWDRVEGVRHKLTRILNPAKLTPYLRQCKVIDEQDEDEVLNSTQYPLRISKAGRLIDILHGRGQRGLQAFMESLEFYHPEQYTQLTGQQPTQRCSIILDEEGPEGLTQFLLLEVRKLREQLRGSQVCERRLSQRCRVAEEERSRAERKTLDLRHDRLQMERLRQDWEAGSRELGRLKDRHLEQAVKYSRALEDQAKASARERELLEQMEQLKTRLMEAEKETDSSPVSIAPVRRNRSVAHRTNDAPAVPEKREKPLQHIDIQKSGHIETQALLDILKQDRREAAEQRHELCGNIARLQGELESSEDFRDKLESQCEQLQLKVRTLQLDWETEQKRSISYFNQIMELEKERDQALRSRDSLQLEYTDCLLDKNRLRKRIAELQANLEQQQRELEKEKDRSREQSSPCMHCSHLSLCSEDQCFGPCCSLNLSPLPNGTHQLLCKSPSTDQTHDHSEGSRSNSEENLLTPTVDSERDVNRLSIFPFPPCMNSINRRVNIEFDLDSWGSDENENLTGVQSEVSLSHSCSSLHSHFFPPDLINLPPVPPHKPNYSSLGFVPLSPVPSPPTMPKRGRGSLADDITIIGGNRTGIFVSSVRAGSPAEQCGLKEGSELLELEKVLFGGGSVLMGQCTGEVAHFSLQWWTEPSSLKHQTNTEAYSKLCAQLPSPTFHGADSFYVRVNLDLDPHSDLPCLGVRCDDIIHVTDTRYNGKYQWRCTLVNPGTAKPLQAGVMPNYNRAQQLLLVRLRTIALEQKDFKKRVSKKGSERVRLVKAVSPSCRGIGSTPQVLYTLSNRHEEHLIPYSMVQPIQVKTKRPVIFSPSLLSRGLIERLLQPAKSGLDFNTCQPEPIQATERNDKSVFLLDASTPEQALGISLQSIQDVISQDKHCLLELGLSSVEGLLRQGIYPIVINIRPKNKKHKKLKKLLTGRGEDGVMQEVCQADEQQLETLPLLYHTLESSTWSCTEDLLLAIRNVIHSQQKALLWVELERLQ
- the LOC118365466 gene encoding caspase recruitment domain-containing protein 10-like isoform X1, whose amino-acid sequence is MWLHSSAEKGHSTLNWNKNLFWLLNYSITVLVKDYDTGQEEGRPVSPFSEECCEELWDRVEGVRHKLTRILNPAKLTPYLRQCKVIDEQDEDEVLNSTQYPLRISKAGRLIDILHGRGQRGLQAFMESLEFYHPEQYTQLTGQQPTQRCSIILDEEGPEGLTQFLLLEVRKLREQLRGSQVCERRLSQRCRVAEEERSRAERKTLDLRHDRLQMERLRQDWEAGSRELGRLKDRHLEQAVKYSRALEDQAKASARERELLEQMEQLKTRLMEAEKETDSSPVSIAPVRRNRSVAHRTNDAPAVPEKREKPLQHIDIQKSGHIETQALLDILKQDRREAAEQRHELCGNIARLQGELESSEDFRDKLESQCEQLQLKVRTLQLDWETEQKRSISYFNQIMELEKERDQALRSRDSLQLEYTDCLLDKNRLRKRIAELQANLEQQQRELEKEKDRSREQSSPCMHCSHLSLCSEDQCFGPCCSLNLSPLPNGTHQLLCKSPSTDQTHDHSEGSRSNSEENLLTPTVDSERDVNRLSIFPFPPCMNSINRRVNIEFDLDSWGSDENENLTGVQSEVSLSHSCSSLHSHFFPPDLINLPPVPPHKPNYSSLGFVPLSPVPSPPTMPKRGRGSLADDITIIGGNRTGIFVSSVRAGSPAEQCGLKEGSELLELEKVLFGGGSVLMGQCTGEVAHFSLQWWTEPSSLKHQTNTEAYSKLCAQLPSPTFHGADSFYVRVNLDLDPHSDLPCLGVRCDDIIHVTDTRYNGKYQWRCTLVNPGTAKPLQAGVMPNYNRAQQLLLVRLRTIALEQKDFKKRVSKKGSERVRLVKAVSPSCRGIGSTPQVLYTLSNRHEEHLIPYSMVQPIQVKTKRPVIFSPSLLSRGLIERLLQPAKSGLDFNTCQPEPIQATERNDKSVFLLDASTPEQALGISLQSIQDVISQDKHCLLELGLSSVEGLLRQGIYPIVINIRPKNKKHKKLKKLLTGRGEDGVMQEVCQADEQQLETLPLLYHTLESSTWSCTEDLLLAIRNVIHSQQKALLWVELERLQ